A segment of the Arachis hypogaea cultivar Tifrunner chromosome 5, arahy.Tifrunner.gnm2.J5K5, whole genome shotgun sequence genome:
TGTGTAGGTCAAGTAGGCCTTCAAAATGTCATGTATGCCACTCAAATATTATTTAATCCTGATCTCTCCGAAGTTGTTGAGTTCATGCAGAGGTTAGCATGgtttattttgttgatttttattatattgtttatTTACAACTAATCTGAGGTAACAAGTACAAgtatttggataattttttttagtatggtTGAGCAAGGTGTCAATGGTACCCAGCCACTGTTTATTGCAAATGAGGGTAAATTGTCTCCTTGGAAGATGATTTAATGCGTTTAACTAGAAAATGCACTATTGAAGAGCTTCAACAATGAGGTTATCTTCCTTTGAGGTAGTTGtgtctatgtttattttatacacaaatgaactgaaaaagaaaagcaaacaaAAATTTCCAGATCTGTTTTTTCATTCATATTATTAACAAATTCTAAAATGCCATTTGGATAGGAGGGTTCTTTTATCATTTTTGGTACAATCCAATGTATTGTTGAAGATGGAGGTTGGTGGTATTCTGCTTGTGTGTGTCAAAAGGGTATCTATCCTCAAAATGGTGCATATTACTATGATTTCTGTTTGAAGCATATAACTAATGTCACTCCAAGGTCAGAAATTTTGTTCAAAATGTATTTTCATTTTGTCTTATGGATTgtttgtaaaaataatatttcttggTATTATTTTTTCTGAATCATTGTGTTCATTTTTTTCCTCTCTGTAGATTTAAACTTAAAATAACAGTTGATGATCATAGTGGGGAGGGTATTTTCCTCCTCTTTGATCGTGAGGCATCTTATTTGCTTAAGAAATCATGTGCTGACTTGTTTACTGAGGTTCAAAGAGATGCAAGTGTatgttcttagttttcttttgtgTGTTGTTCACTTTATGGGATGTGATATGTGTTATTTAAACTCTGTATTCCTTATGGTCTATTCTTTCAAAATAGCTTGTATGTGGGGATACTTATCCTCCGATATTCCAAGGGCTCATTGGAAAGAAGTTACTGCTGAAGGTTGATACCAAAGGTGTCCCACATGATACATTTTATGGCACTTTCCGAGTTAGGAGAATATGTGATGATCCCACCATTATTGCCATGTTTGAACTTCCCAATTATGATGCTGATGACGAGTCTACTCCAAAACGGTTACATATACATATAATTATCCTTAGATTGTGTAAATTCATGTTTTGttccttctttttttattctgcTGTGGTAAATTTTTCTTATGGTGTAATGTATCTTTAAACTCTTATGCCATGTGAATAGGATCCTGATTTATACAAATCTGTTTCGTGTGGAAAAGGGGATATTGGTATTAAGGAGGAGTCATCAAAGACTTGTATCAAAAGTGAAAAAGTTGCTGGTGAGTGTTGTGGGATTTTATTTAAATCACCAGTTCTTATAGATTTTCTGGCTGAAAAACAGTCTGTTGTTTCTAGAGGGACTGAGTTTGCTGCCTTAGTCAATGGTGAAGATGGGAAAGATGAGAAAACACCCAGCAATGATACTGTTAGTGATGATCTTTCCGTTGAACTGGATATATTGCTTAGCTCACCAGAAAAGGAAACTCAGGTTctgttatataaaatttttttctgcTTCCTATGTGTGCTATTTCTAAATGGATTTTACAACCTTGAGTGAGTTTCATAggttttgttattttgtttgtcATAGGAGGTGCTGTCCCACGTTCTCCATGCACGTTGCCAATATGAAGAAAAGCTTACTCATGAAAATGATGTTGTCACCTCCAAGGGCAAGAGGAATTTGAATCCCCAATTTGAAGAGGCGGCTACTGTTGCAGATGGGCGTGGGTCCAAGGTTGCCAAGGTTAATAGGGTGTGATTGAAGGTGTGGAATTGAGCTGCTATGTGTAGGTGTaagtattttatataatatatttataagtgTTTAAGAAGGCTTGTGATTCCAAATAGATCCAAATGTAATCAGGCTGGTTGGATGCTATTTTGGTTTGACTTTTTTGGATTGTGTCCAACAAATAGAATTGTCAGATATAGGGGATTTCCTTTTGTGTTGGGTCGAGTTATGTGTCAAGTATGTCTATTCTCAACCCCTTCTTTTGTAATAGTGACTTTGCTAGGGATTGGACACATTTTCAATGTTCTAGCCTGTTTAGGTTACATACTAGGATATGTAGTCAGATGTTGGAATCATCCTTATCATAGGAGAGATAGCCATATATAATTGTTCATATCACTATCAATATTTTCATGAAATGcagcaatttttattttttatttgtttattgttgTACAACTTTATCTTTTCATGTCAATTAGTTATTGGTATTGATTAGAATACTTTATTTTTTCCTTTCTCCCTTATCAAAGCTTTGTATGGTTATGTAAGTTCTTTCTTGGTGTGTTTAGCTTTGATAAACTTAATGATgaatggataatttatacgctttttggcattgtttttagatagtttttagtaggatctagctactttttgggatgtttttattagtttttatgcaaaattcatatttctagactttactatgactttttgtgtttttctatgatttcaggtattttctagctgaaattgagggacctgagcaaaaatctaattcagaggctgacaaaggactgctgatgttgttggattctgacctccctgcactcgaagtggattttctagagctacaaaactccaaatggcacgctctcaattgagttggaaagtagacatctagggctttccagaaatatataataatccatactttgcttgggttttgacgatgcaaactggcattcaaacgccccttcgaagtcaaaacgccagaactggcataaaagctggagttaaacgcccaaactggcacaaaacctggcgtttaactccaaggaagacctctacacgtgtaaagctcaatgctcagcccaagcacacaccaagtgggtccggaagtggatttctgcatcatttacctatttctgtaaaccctagtagctagtttcattataaataggatcttttactattgtattttcatccgagaatcttttgatcatcttttgatctcttgatcacattttgggggctggcctcgcGGCCATGCctaccttcatcacttatgtattttcaatggtggagtttctacacaccatagattaaggtgtggagctctgctgttcctcgagtattaatgcaattactattgttcttctattcaattcatgcttattattattctaagatatccactcacacctcaacctgatgaatgtgatgatctgtgacactcatcatcattctcacctatgaacgcgtgactgacaaccacttccgttttacttaagattgagcgtgtatctcttggcctccattccaaaagattggagtcttcatggtataagtggTGCgcggtcacggccttcttggccaagttctttcctcctcagaagttgagcaagcttagagtggatgttcagaccttcagacaaaacgatggtgaatccctctatgaagcttgggaaagatacaagcaactgaccaaaaagtgtccttctgacatgctttcagaatggaccacattagatatattatatgatggtctgtctgaatttccaagatgtcactagaccactctacaggtggatccattcacctaaagaaaacgcctgcagaagctcaggaacttattgaaatggttgcaaataaccagttcatgtatacctctgataggaatcctgtgagtaatggaacGCCTCAAAagaggggagttcttgaaattgatgctctgaatgccatactagctcagaacaaaatattgacctaacaagtcaatatgatctctcagagtctgaatggattgcaaaatgcatccaacagtactaaagaagcatcttctgaagaagaagcttatgatcctgaaaaccttgcaatggcagagataaattacataggtgaagcctttggcaacacctataatccttcatggaaaaatcatccaaatttttcatggaaggatcaacagaagcaaggcttcaataataacaatggtggaagaaacaggtttagcaatagcaaacctttcccatcatcatctcagcaacagacagagcattctgagcagaatctttctaacttagcaaacatagtctctgatctatctaaggccactcttagtttcatgactgaaacaagatcctccattagaaatttggaggcacaagtgggccagctgagtaaaagggttactaaaactcctcctagcactctcccaagcaatacagaagagaatcccaaaggagagtgcaaggccattgatgtaatcaaaatggccgaaaccttgaaggaggaggaggacaaaaactccaatgaggaagaccttaaGGAACGTCCACCATTCAGTAAGGAGtgccctaatgaggaaccaaaggaatctgaggctcatacagagaccatagagattctattggacttctttttaccattcatgagctctgatgattattcatcttctgaagaggatgaagacatcgttgaagggcaagttgcccaatatttaggagcaatcatgaagttgaatgccaaattatttggttatgagacttgggaaggtgaacctcccttgctcaccaataaaGTGAATACTTGGTtcagcaaaatttacctcaaaagaaataggatcctggtaaattcttaataccctataccataggcaccatgacctttgaaaaagctctgtgtgacttggggtTAGGGATAAACATGctgtcactctctgtaatggagaaactagaaatctttgaggtacatgTTGCAAAATTCTCACTAGAGCTGGCAGACAActctatgaaaaaggcttatggactagtagaggacgtgctagtaaaggttaaaggcctttacttccctgctgatttcataatcacAGACACTAGGAAGgacgaggatgaatccatcatccttggaagacccttcctagccacagtaagagctatgattgatgttgacagaggagagttgatccttcatgtgaatgaagaatgccttgtagtaaagactcaaggttctccatctgtaaccatggagagtaagcatgaagagcttctcccaatacagagtcaaacagagcccccacattcaaactctaattttggtgttgggaggccataaccaaactctaagttcggtgttgagagatctcaaccatactctgatcatctgtgaggctccatgagagctcactgtcaagctattgacattaaagaagcgcttattgggaggcaacctaattttattttaattttatctatattattttgttttcttttaggttgatgatcatgtgaagtcacaaagacaattgcaaaaataaaggaaaaaatcaaaaatagcattgaaaacagcacaccctggaggaaagacttattggcgtttaaacgccagtaagggtagcaaaatgggcgtttaaacgccgaatctGACACCTttctgggcatttaaacgccagaatatggCACCAGACtcacgtttaaatgccagaatagggcaacAAACTGGCATTTAGATGCCAGAacaggaaggaaagctggcgtttaaacgccagaacagggcagcAAACTAgtgtttaaacgctagaattgcactctaaggcgtTGTGAATgcccaattggagcagggatgaagAATTCCTTGGCCcttcaggatctgtagaccccacaggatctccactcCCCCACCTGTcactctctccctccatctcctccattctcttcttcttcccattctttccttctt
Coding sequences within it:
- the LOC112801575 gene encoding uncharacterized protein isoform X2, which produces MRLSSFEEGSFIIFGTIQCIVEDGGWWYSACVCQKGIYPQNGAYYYDFCLKHITNVTPRFKLKITVDDHSGEGIFLLFDREASYLLKKSCADLFTEVQRDASLVCGDTYPPIFQGLIGKKLLLKVDTKGVPHDTFYGTFRVRRICDDPTIIAMFELPNYDADDESTPKRILIYTNLFRVEKGILVLRRSHQRLVSKVKKLLSVVSRGTEFAALVNGEDGKDEKTPSNDTVSDDLSVELDILLSSPEKETQEVLSHVLHARCQYEEKLTHENDVVTSKGKRNLNPQFEEAATVADGRGSKVAKVNRV
- the LOC112801575 gene encoding uncharacterized protein isoform X1, producing the protein MRLSSFEVEGSFIIFGTIQCIVEDGGWWYSACVCQKGIYPQNGAYYYDFCLKHITNVTPRFKLKITVDDHSGEGIFLLFDREASYLLKKSCADLFTEVQRDASLVCGDTYPPIFQGLIGKKLLLKVDTKGVPHDTFYGTFRVRRICDDPTIIAMFELPNYDADDESTPKRILIYTNLFRVEKGILVLRRSHQRLVSKVKKLLSVVSRGTEFAALVNGEDGKDEKTPSNDTVSDDLSVELDILLSSPEKETQEVLSHVLHARCQYEEKLTHENDVVTSKGKRNLNPQFEEAATVADGRGSKVAKVNRV